In a single window of the Flavobacterium ammoniigenes genome:
- a CDS encoding iron-containing alcohol dehydrogenase produces the protein MLNFELYNPVKLVFGKGEIEKVSTLIPKESKILVAYGGGSIFKNGIYDQVKKALEGFNVVEFGGIEANPYFETLMKAVEIIREQKIDFILAVGGGSVIDGVKFISAAAKFEGDPIDILHKRIIFKEGADVVPFGTVLTLPATGSEMNSGSVVSIKATQEKRDFGGSAMFPKFSICDPTVIASLPKRQLQNGVIDAYVHVLEQYLTYPHEGFLQDRIAESILQTLVEIGPKVVENPTDYALASNFMWSCTMALNGLIQKGVPSDWATHMIGHELTALYNIDHARTLAIIGPNLYRVLFETKKEKLAQYGKRVFQLTGTDEEIAREAIGATVAFYHTMGMKTKISENASNIENTADFIVNRFEERGWKALGERQNITLEKLREIVELSY, from the coding sequence ATGTTGAATTTCGAATTATACAATCCTGTCAAATTAGTTTTTGGAAAAGGAGAAATAGAAAAAGTAAGTACTCTGATTCCTAAAGAATCAAAAATACTAGTCGCTTACGGCGGTGGTAGTATTTTCAAAAACGGAATTTACGACCAAGTAAAAAAAGCGCTTGAAGGTTTTAATGTAGTTGAATTTGGTGGAATCGAAGCCAATCCCTATTTCGAAACCTTAATGAAAGCGGTGGAAATTATTCGCGAACAAAAAATAGATTTCATTTTAGCTGTTGGTGGTGGAAGTGTTATCGACGGCGTAAAATTCATTTCGGCTGCTGCCAAATTTGAAGGAGATCCGATCGACATTTTGCACAAAAGAATCATCTTCAAAGAAGGGGCTGATGTAGTGCCTTTTGGAACCGTTCTAACGTTACCTGCTACAGGAAGTGAAATGAATTCAGGTTCGGTAGTTTCAATTAAAGCAACACAAGAAAAACGTGATTTTGGCGGGTCAGCTATGTTTCCAAAATTTTCAATTTGCGACCCAACAGTGATCGCTTCGTTACCCAAAAGACAATTGCAAAATGGGGTAATTGATGCTTATGTCCACGTTTTAGAACAATATTTAACCTACCCACATGAAGGCTTTTTACAAGATCGAATTGCCGAAAGTATCCTGCAAACCTTAGTAGAAATAGGTCCAAAAGTGGTTGAAAACCCAACTGATTATGCCTTGGCTTCCAACTTTATGTGGAGTTGTACCATGGCATTGAACGGATTGATTCAAAAAGGAGTTCCGTCGGACTGGGCAACTCATATGATAGGCCATGAGTTAACAGCGTTGTACAATATTGACCACGCTAGAACATTAGCTATAATTGGTCCAAACCTATACCGTGTCTTATTTGAAACCAAAAAAGAAAAATTAGCGCAATACGGAAAACGAGTGTTTCAATTGACTGGAACGGACGAAGAGATTGCTCGTGAAGCTATTGGGGCAACGGTTGCATTTTATCATACAATGGGAATGAAAACCAAGATTTCTGAAAATGCCTCAAACATTGAAAACACCGCTGATTTTATCGT
- the nadD gene encoding nicotinate (nicotinamide) nucleotide adenylyltransferase, which produces MKIGLYFGTFNPIHVGHLIIANHMAEHADLDQVWMVVTPHNPLKKKSTLLADHHRLEMVFLATEDFPKIKPSDIEFKLSQPNYTVNTLVHLEEKFPEHSFSLIMGEDNLRSFHKWKNYEAILAHHDIYVYPRIATTADPSENSIFKNHPKIHMIDAPVVEISSTSIRENIKKGKNVLPLLPSKVWEYIDHNNFYKK; this is translated from the coding sequence ATGAAAATAGGTCTCTATTTTGGAACGTTCAATCCTATTCATGTGGGGCATTTAATTATTGCCAACCACATGGCAGAACACGCCGATTTAGACCAAGTTTGGATGGTGGTTACGCCACACAATCCGTTAAAAAAGAAAAGTACCTTATTGGCTGATCATCACCGATTAGAAATGGTGTTTTTGGCAACCGAAGATTTTCCAAAAATCAAACCTTCCGATATAGAGTTCAAACTTTCGCAACCCAATTATACGGTGAATACTTTGGTTCATTTGGAAGAAAAATTTCCTGAACATAGTTTCTCTTTAATTATGGGCGAAGACAATTTGAGATCCTTCCACAAATGGAAAAATTATGAAGCTATTTTAGCGCATCACGATATTTATGTCTATCCAAGAATTGCTACTACTGCTGATCCCTCTGAAAATAGTATTTTCAAAAATCATCCAAAAATCCATATGATAGACGCACCTGTCGTAGAGATCTCTTCCACTTCAATTAGAGAAAATATCAAAAAAGGCAAAAATGTATTACCATTACTGCCTTCAAAGGTTTGGGAATACATTGACCACAACAATTTTTACAAAAAATAA
- the gmk gene encoding guanylate kinase produces the protein MKGKLIVFSAPSGSGKTTIVRHLLAQADLNLEFSISAATREARGEEVNGKDYYFMSLDQFKQHIKNEDFVEWEEVYRDNFYGTLKSEVERIWAKGKNVIFDIDVAGGLRIKSKFPEETLAVFVKPPSVDELKRRLKERSTETEEKINMRIAKAHVELATAPQFDVVIKNYDLEVALDEANQLVKAFISK, from the coding sequence ATGAAAGGGAAATTAATCGTATTCTCAGCACCATCAGGTTCGGGAAAAACAACTATAGTAAGGCATTTATTGGCACAAGCCGATTTGAATTTGGAATTCTCCATTTCGGCAGCGACTCGCGAAGCGCGTGGCGAAGAAGTGAATGGAAAAGACTATTATTTTATGTCGTTAGACCAATTCAAACAGCACATCAAAAACGAAGATTTTGTGGAATGGGAAGAAGTGTACCGTGATAATTTTTACGGCACTTTAAAAAGTGAAGTAGAACGCATTTGGGCCAAAGGCAAAAATGTGATTTTTGATATTGATGTTGCAGGCGGATTGCGAATCAAATCTAAATTTCCTGAAGAAACTTTAGCAGTTTTCGTAAAACCACCAAGTGTGGACGAATTGAAACGCAGATTGAAAGAACGCTCTACTGAAACCGAAGAAAAAATCAATATGCGCATAGCAAAAGCCCACGTAGAATTGGCAACTGCTCCGCAATTTGATGTGGTGATTAAAAACTACGATTTAGAGGTCGCCTTAGACGAAGCGAATCAATTAGTGAAAGCATTTATTTCTAAATAG
- a CDS encoding YicC/YloC family endoribonuclease: MIQSMTGFGKATLQLPTKKITVEVKSLNSKGLDLNVRMPSLYREMELGLRNQIALQLERGKVDFSIFIESTAEQTSTKVNVPIVKAYMEQLRAVYAEADEVELMKMAIRMPDTMKTEREEIDENDWAQIETAITEALQNILTFRRDEGQSLEKEFQLRIANIRQYMNEALALDHERVQTIKDRLHNAITELKVAVDENRFEQELIYYLEKLDITEEKVRLTNHLDYFLETIKGTEANGRKLGFITQEMGREINTMGSKSNHAKMQKLVVQMKDELEKIKEQVLNVL, from the coding sequence ATGATACAATCAATGACTGGTTTTGGTAAAGCCACTTTGCAATTACCAACCAAAAAAATCACGGTAGAAGTAAAATCTTTAAATAGTAAAGGACTCGATTTAAATGTCAGAATGCCTTCGCTTTACCGCGAAATGGAATTGGGTTTACGCAACCAAATTGCACTACAACTGGAAAGAGGAAAAGTAGATTTTTCGATTTTCATCGAAAGTACTGCTGAACAAACTTCGACTAAAGTCAATGTGCCGATCGTAAAAGCCTATATGGAACAATTAAGAGCTGTTTATGCCGAAGCTGATGAAGTGGAATTAATGAAAATGGCCATTCGTATGCCGGATACAATGAAAACGGAACGCGAAGAAATTGACGAAAATGACTGGGCTCAAATTGAAACCGCTATTACTGAAGCCCTTCAAAATATTTTGACTTTTAGAAGAGACGAAGGTCAATCGCTAGAAAAAGAATTTCAATTGCGCATTGCTAATATTCGCCAATACATGAATGAAGCTTTGGCTTTAGATCACGAACGTGTTCAAACTATCAAAGACCGTTTGCACAATGCCATTACAGAGCTAAAAGTGGCTGTTGATGAAAACCGATTTGAACAAGAATTGATTTATTACCTAGAGAAATTAGATATTACCGAAGAGAAAGTACGTTTGACAAATCACCTAGATTATTTCTTGGAAACGATTAAAGGTACGGAAGCAAATGGTAGAAAATTAGGTTTTATTACTCAAGAAATGGGAAGAGAAATCAATACCATGGGTTCTAAATCGAATCATGCAAAAATGCAAAAATTAGTCGTTCAAATGAAAGACGAATTAGAGAAAATTAAAGAACAAGTATTGAATGTTCTTTAA
- a CDS encoding DMT family transporter yields MSKRNLALLAATLVSIIYGMTFTIAKDVMPQYLDAYGFIVLRVGGATLLFWLVWILMKLSGKIPSEKISRSDVPRIIAAAFFGIAVNMLCFFKGLSLTSPISAAVIMVSTPMIVLVLSAIILKERMRKRMITGLVLGLVGTTFLILYGKSVGSASNAGLGNLLVLINAISYGFYLIIVKKLMHTYNAFTFVKWLYLAGFFMVLPFGWSVFQTVNWAIVPNSIFWKIGFVIFFSTFINYLLNLLSMKELSPNTVAVFIYLQPLFATIFAIGLGKDELNGVKIISAALIFSGVYLVTLKKS; encoded by the coding sequence ATGTCGAAAAGAAATCTTGCTTTACTAGCCGCTACTTTGGTTTCCATTATTTACGGAATGACGTTTACAATCGCTAAAGATGTCATGCCGCAGTATTTGGATGCTTATGGATTTATTGTATTGCGTGTGGGTGGCGCTACCTTATTGTTTTGGTTAGTTTGGATTCTTATGAAACTCAGCGGCAAAATCCCTTCAGAAAAAATCAGTCGTTCGGATGTTCCAAGAATTATCGCAGCGGCCTTCTTTGGAATAGCAGTCAATATGCTTTGTTTTTTCAAAGGGCTAAGCTTAACCTCTCCGATTAGTGCAGCGGTAATTATGGTGTCTACACCAATGATTGTTTTGGTGCTTTCGGCTATTATTTTGAAAGAGCGCATGCGAAAACGAATGATTACCGGATTAGTTCTAGGTCTAGTTGGAACTACTTTTCTCATTCTGTATGGCAAATCTGTGGGTAGTGCCTCCAATGCCGGTTTAGGCAATTTGCTTGTTTTGATTAATGCTATTTCGTATGGATTTTACCTCATCATTGTTAAAAAATTAATGCACACCTACAACGCTTTTACTTTTGTAAAATGGTTGTACTTGGCCGGTTTTTTTATGGTATTACCTTTTGGTTGGAGTGTTTTTCAAACCGTCAATTGGGCCATAGTACCCAATAGTATTTTCTGGAAAATTGGCTTTGTTATTTTCTTTTCGACCTTTATCAACTATTTGTTGAATTTACTTTCAATGAAAGAATTGAGCCCTAATACCGTAGCTGTTTTTATTTATTTACAACCATTATTTGCTACCATTTTTGCCATCGGATTAGGAAAAGATGAGTTGAATGGCGTTAAAATAATTTCGGCGGCCCTAATTTTTAGTGGGGTTTATCTGGTTACCCTAAAGAAATCCTAA
- a CDS encoding arsenate reductase family protein, whose product MNKIYYLASCDTCRKIIKTLPQGHNLVFHDIKQDPITEEQLDEMLQLSGSYEALFSKKAQLYKSLGLKDKALTEADYKKYILEHYTFLSRPVFIINGAIYIGNSQQNILQVHKALS is encoded by the coding sequence ATGAACAAAATATACTACCTCGCTTCTTGCGATACCTGTCGAAAAATCATCAAAACCTTACCACAAGGACATAATTTGGTTTTTCACGACATCAAACAAGATCCAATTACTGAAGAACAATTAGACGAAATGCTCCAATTATCGGGAAGTTATGAAGCGCTTTTTAGTAAAAAAGCACAATTATACAAGTCCTTAGGATTGAAAGACAAAGCACTTACCGAAGCTGATTATAAAAAATACATCTTAGAGCATTATACTTTTCTAAGTCGTCCCGTTTTTATTATTAACGGCGCGATCTATATTGGCAACAGCCAACAAAACATCCTTCAAGTTCATAAAGCGTTGAGCTAA
- a CDS encoding DinB family protein: MEQTFELNRTSRKLIAPFLEDFSLEQLNTIPKGFSNTLFWNVAHVVVTQQLLIYKLSGLNMLVSDELVDKYKKGTRPEQPATQAEVDEIKGLLFDLIDQTQADYGSGVFTQFTEYPTSSGFVLKNVKHAMAYNNFHEGLHLGICMSLAKLL; the protein is encoded by the coding sequence ATGGAACAGACATTCGAACTGAACAGAACGAGCCGAAAATTAATCGCCCCTTTTCTTGAGGACTTTAGCTTGGAACAGCTCAATACAATTCCGAAAGGATTTTCTAACACTTTATTTTGGAATGTTGCTCACGTTGTAGTGACGCAACAGTTGTTGATTTACAAACTTTCAGGTTTGAACATGTTGGTTTCTGACGAATTGGTGGACAAATACAAAAAAGGCACCCGTCCAGAACAACCCGCAACCCAAGCAGAAGTGGATGAAATCAAAGGCTTACTATTTGATCTTATTGATCAAACGCAAGCCGATTATGGGAGTGGGGTATTTACCCAATTTACAGAATATCCTACCTCTAGCGGTTTTGTTTTGAAAAATGTTAAACATGCCATGGCGTACAATAATTTTCACGAAGGACTTCATTTGGGAATTTGCATGAGTTTGGCAAAATTACTTTAA
- the gdhA gene encoding NADP-specific glutamate dehydrogenase, which produces MEEKINQFMALVEAKNPNEPEFIQAVREFAETVIPFISERKKYDGKNILLRIAEPERSIIFRVPWVDDKGEIIVNRGFRIQMNSAIGPYKGGIRFHHTVNLSVLKFLAFEQVFKNSLTTLPMGGGKGGSDFDPEGKSDGEIMRFCQSFMTELCRHIGPDLDVPAGDIGVGAREIGYLFGQYKRIRNEFTGVLTGKGLAYGGSLIRPEATGYGVVYFTEQMLHSIGQDIKGKTVAISGFGNVAWGVALKVNELGGKVVTISGPDGYIYDQDGISGEKIDFMLELRARGDNKAEAYLEKYPKAVFHKGKSPWEAKVDIAIPCATQNELNEQDAKNLIANGVICVTEAANMPCTLEAIKLFLENKVLFAPGKAANAGGVAASGLEMTQNSIRLNWTSEEVDARLKDIMVGIHNQCKKYGAEDDGYVNYVKGANIAGFVKVADAMLAQGVV; this is translated from the coding sequence ATGGAAGAAAAAATAAATCAATTTATGGCTTTGGTGGAAGCCAAAAATCCAAACGAACCCGAATTCATTCAAGCCGTTAGAGAATTTGCTGAAACGGTAATTCCTTTTATATCTGAACGAAAAAAATACGACGGGAAAAACATCTTACTTCGTATTGCCGAGCCAGAGCGTTCGATCATTTTTAGAGTGCCTTGGGTAGATGATAAAGGAGAAATTATTGTTAACCGTGGTTTTAGAATTCAAATGAATTCGGCTATTGGTCCGTATAAAGGCGGAATTCGTTTTCATCATACCGTGAACTTATCGGTATTGAAATTCTTGGCTTTCGAACAAGTTTTCAAAAATAGTTTGACTACACTGCCAATGGGTGGTGGTAAAGGAGGTTCTGATTTTGATCCTGAAGGAAAATCGGATGGAGAAATCATGCGTTTTTGTCAATCGTTCATGACCGAATTATGTCGTCATATTGGACCTGACTTGGATGTTCCTGCGGGAGACATTGGAGTTGGCGCCAGAGAAATTGGTTACTTATTCGGACAATACAAACGCATTCGCAATGAATTTACGGGAGTATTAACCGGAAAAGGATTGGCCTATGGCGGTTCTTTAATTCGCCCAGAAGCTACCGGATACGGTGTAGTGTATTTTACAGAGCAAATGTTGCATTCTATTGGTCAAGACATTAAAGGAAAAACCGTAGCTATTTCTGGTTTTGGAAATGTAGCTTGGGGAGTTGCTTTAAAAGTGAACGAACTAGGTGGAAAAGTGGTTACGATATCGGGTCCTGATGGCTATATTTATGATCAAGACGGAATTTCAGGCGAAAAAATCGACTTCATGTTAGAGTTAAGAGCACGCGGTGATAACAAAGCCGAGGCCTATTTAGAGAAATATCCTAAGGCTGTTTTCCACAAAGGGAAAAGTCCTTGGGAAGCCAAAGTAGATATCGCGATTCCATGTGCGACTCAAAACGAGTTGAACGAGCAAGATGCTAAAAATTTAATTGCCAATGGGGTAATTTGTGTAACAGAAGCGGCGAATATGCCGTGTACCTTAGAAGCCATTAAATTATTCTTAGAAAACAAAGTGCTTTTTGCTCCAGGTAAAGCTGCGAATGCAGGTGGAGTAGCAGCCTCTGGTTTAGAAATGACGCAAAACTCGATTCGTTTGAATTGGACGAGCGAGGAAGTAGATGCGCGATTGAAAGACATTATGGTGGGTATCCACAATCAATGTAAAAAATATGGTGCAGAAGACGATGGTTATGTGAACTATGTAAAAGGAGCCAATATCGCTGGATTTGTTAAAGTGGCTGATGCTATGCTGGCGCAAGGAGTGGTATAA
- the recO gene encoding DNA repair protein RecO, giving the protein MQVKTKAIVISALKFQEKSLIVKCFTLTHGLKSYFVRDAFSARKSNQKIAYFQPLSILDIEAVHKNKGTLENFKEIKIATPFHSIHTDIVKSTIVLFLSEILHHSIHEEEKNEALFNFLEAALQWLDNHNEIANFHLILLLEMTKYFGFYPDVSDRDQSYFELVEGVFSPFHAVSSLTEHETLLFKKLIDLKWDSDQKIFHVIERQLLLKMLMDYYSYHLDGFRKPKSLDVLKEVFA; this is encoded by the coding sequence ATGCAAGTCAAAACTAAAGCGATTGTTATTTCGGCATTAAAGTTTCAGGAAAAAAGCCTGATTGTAAAATGCTTTACTTTGACGCATGGTTTGAAATCCTATTTTGTTCGGGATGCTTTTTCAGCTCGAAAATCGAATCAAAAAATCGCGTATTTTCAGCCTTTGAGTATTTTGGACATTGAAGCGGTTCACAAGAACAAAGGCACTTTGGAAAACTTCAAAGAAATTAAAATTGCCACCCCTTTTCATTCGATACATACTGACATTGTTAAAAGTACGATTGTGTTGTTCTTGTCCGAGATTTTGCATCATTCCATTCACGAGGAAGAAAAAAATGAAGCGCTTTTTAATTTTCTAGAAGCGGCATTACAATGGCTTGATAATCATAACGAAATAGCCAACTTTCATTTGATTTTATTACTTGAAATGACCAAATATTTTGGGTTTTATCCCGATGTGTCAGACAGAGACCAGTCGTATTTCGAATTGGTTGAAGGTGTTTTTTCACCGTTTCACGCGGTGAGTTCGTTAACAGAACACGAAACCCTTTTGTTCAAAAAACTGATTGACTTAAAATGGGATTCAGATCAAAAAATTTTCCATGTAATTGAAAGACAACTTCTCTTGAAAATGCTGATGGATTATTATAGTTATCATTTGGATGGCTTTCGAAAACCTAAATCTTTGGATGTCTTAAAGGAGGTTTTTGCCTAA
- the ileS gene encoding isoleucine--tRNA ligase, with the protein MSTKFTEYKGLDLPKSADEVLDFWKKETIFEKTVTTREGNPPYVFFEGPPSANGLPGIHHVMARAIKDIFCRYKTQKGFQVKRKAGWDTHGLPVELGTEKELGITKEDIGKTITVEEYNEACKRTVMRYTDVWNDLTEKMGYWVDMEDPYVTYKPKYMETVWWLLKQIYNKDLMYKGYTIQPYSPKAGTGLSSHEVNQPGSYRDVTDTTIVAQFKTKPESLPSFLQGFGEIHVLAWTTTPWTLPSNTALTVGPKIDYVLVKTFNQYTFLPSNVILAKNLVGKQFGKTFFESAEAADFENFKAGDKKIPYQILAEAKGADLVGIRYEQLMPFVLPYQNAEDAFRVIAGDFVTTEDGTGIVHTAPTFGADDAKVAKEATPEIPPMLVLDENGTPVPLVDLQGKFVNGLGDLSGKYVKNEYYNEGEAPERSADVEIAIQLKEENKAFKVEKYVHSYPHCWRTDKPILYYPLDSWFIKITEVRDRMFDLNDSINWKPKATGEGRFGNWLKNANDWNLSRSRYWGIPLPIWRTEDKQEEILIGSVEELYHEIEKSMAAGFQKTNPFAGFEIGNMSEANYDLIDLHKNVVDEITLVSASGKPMQRESDLIDVWFDSGAMPYAQWHYPFENKELIDQNKSFPADFIAEGVDQTRGWFYTLHAIGTLVFDKIAYKNVVSNGLVLDKNGQKMSKRLGNAVDPFETLKEYGPDATRWYMISNANPWDNLKFDLEGIAEVRRKFFGTLYNTYSFFSLYANIDGFTYSEAEIPLAERPEIDRWIISELNTLIKDVDGFYADYEPTRAARAISDFVQENLSNWYVRLCRRRFWKGEYAQDKIAAYQTLYTCLLSISKLAAPIAPFYMDKLYRDLTQATHSEGFESVHLAQFPVYVENFVDKSLESKMQKAQTISSLVLSLRKKEMIKVRQPLQKVMIPVLDNSQRAEIEAVSDLIKAEVNVKEIVLLDDASGILVKQIKPNFKTLGPRFGKDMGLISKEIQGFTPDQINELEREGNLAIVIGGNTVSLTLEDVEITSQDIEGWLVANSNGITVALDITISAELKQEGIARELVNRIQNIRKDSGFEVTDKIRVTLQQNAELQAAVEANEEYIKSETLTESLVFEKEVANGLEIEFDDIKTRIIITK; encoded by the coding sequence ATGAGCACAAAATTTACTGAATACAAAGGACTTGACTTGCCAAAATCGGCAGATGAAGTGCTGGATTTTTGGAAGAAAGAAACGATATTTGAGAAAACGGTAACTACCCGTGAAGGGAATCCACCGTATGTGTTTTTTGAGGGGCCGCCTTCGGCAAATGGATTACCAGGAATTCACCACGTGATGGCACGTGCTATTAAAGATATTTTTTGTCGCTATAAAACTCAAAAAGGCTTTCAAGTAAAGCGTAAAGCTGGTTGGGATACGCACGGTTTGCCTGTAGAATTAGGTACTGAAAAAGAATTAGGGATTACCAAAGAAGACATTGGTAAAACCATTACCGTAGAAGAATACAACGAGGCGTGTAAACGCACCGTGATGCGCTATACCGATGTTTGGAACGACCTAACCGAAAAAATGGGGTATTGGGTCGACATGGAAGATCCGTATGTGACCTACAAACCCAAATACATGGAAACGGTTTGGTGGTTGTTGAAACAAATCTACAACAAGGATTTGATGTACAAGGGCTATACTATTCAGCCGTACTCGCCAAAAGCAGGAACCGGATTGTCATCGCATGAGGTGAACCAACCGGGTTCCTATCGTGACGTAACCGATACTACCATTGTAGCACAATTCAAAACCAAACCCGAATCCTTGCCAAGCTTTTTACAAGGATTTGGAGAGATTCATGTTTTGGCTTGGACAACAACTCCTTGGACCTTGCCATCCAATACGGCTTTAACCGTAGGTCCCAAAATTGATTATGTGTTGGTGAAAACCTTCAACCAATATACTTTTTTACCATCGAATGTCATTTTGGCTAAAAACTTGGTAGGAAAACAATTCGGTAAAACTTTCTTTGAATCGGCAGAAGCTGCTGATTTTGAAAATTTCAAAGCAGGAGATAAAAAAATCCCATATCAAATTTTGGCAGAAGCCAAAGGAGCAGACTTGGTTGGTATTCGTTACGAGCAATTGATGCCATTCGTATTACCTTATCAAAATGCTGAGGATGCTTTCCGCGTGATTGCAGGAGATTTTGTGACTACCGAAGACGGAACAGGAATTGTACATACCGCGCCTACTTTTGGTGCTGATGATGCGAAAGTGGCGAAAGAAGCTACTCCTGAAATACCGCCAATGTTGGTTTTAGACGAAAACGGCACGCCAGTTCCTTTAGTAGATTTACAAGGTAAATTCGTTAACGGATTGGGTGATTTGTCTGGGAAGTATGTTAAAAACGAATACTATAACGAAGGCGAAGCACCAGAGCGTTCTGCCGATGTGGAAATTGCCATTCAGTTAAAAGAAGAAAATAAAGCGTTCAAAGTAGAGAAATACGTCCACAGTTATCCACATTGTTGGAGAACAGACAAGCCTATTTTATATTACCCTTTGGACTCTTGGTTCATCAAGATTACCGAAGTGCGTGACCGCATGTTTGACTTGAACGATTCGATCAATTGGAAACCCAAAGCAACCGGAGAAGGACGTTTTGGGAACTGGTTGAAAAATGCGAACGATTGGAATTTATCGCGTTCAAGATATTGGGGAATTCCGTTGCCAATTTGGAGAACTGAAGACAAACAAGAAGAAATCTTGATTGGATCGGTAGAAGAATTGTACCACGAAATTGAAAAATCAATGGCTGCAGGTTTCCAAAAAACAAATCCGTTTGCTGGTTTTGAAATTGGAAATATGTCGGAAGCCAATTATGATTTGATTGACTTGCACAAAAATGTAGTGGACGAAATCACCTTGGTTTCGGCTTCAGGGAAACCAATGCAACGCGAAAGCGATTTGATTGACGTTTGGTTTGATTCGGGTGCAATGCCTTATGCACAATGGCATTACCCTTTTGAAAACAAAGAGTTGATTGACCAAAACAAATCGTTTCCAGCTGATTTTATCGCAGAAGGAGTCGATCAAACTCGAGGTTGGTTTTATACCTTACACGCTATCGGAACTTTGGTTTTCGACAAAATTGCCTACAAGAATGTGGTGTCAAACGGTTTGGTTTTAGACAAAAACGGGCAGAAAATGTCGAAACGTTTAGGAAATGCCGTTGATCCATTTGAAACTTTGAAAGAATACGGTCCAGATGCGACGCGTTGGTACATGATATCCAATGCGAATCCTTGGGACAACTTGAAATTTGACTTAGAAGGAATTGCTGAGGTACGTCGTAAATTTTTCGGAACATTGTACAATACGTATTCGTTCTTTAGTTTATATGCCAATATCGATGGATTTACCTATTCAGAAGCGGAGATTCCTTTGGCTGAACGCCCAGAAATTGACCGTTGGATCATTTCTGAATTGAATACCTTGATAAAAGACGTGGATGGTTTCTATGCCGATTATGAACCCACAAGAGCGGCTCGTGCGATTTCTGATTTTGTTCAGGAAAACTTGAGTAACTGGTATGTTCGTTTGTGTAGAAGACGTTTTTGGAAAGGGGAGTATGCGCAAGATAAAATCGCAGCCTATCAAACCTTGTACACTTGTTTGTTAAGCATAAGTAAACTGGCCGCACCAATTGCGCCATTTTACATGGACAAATTATACAGAGACTTAACACAAGCGACACATTCAGAAGGTTTTGAGAGCGTACATTTGGCACAATTTCCAGTATACGTTGAAAACTTTGTTGATAAATCGTTGGAGAGCAAAATGCAAAAAGCCCAAACGATTTCATCATTAGTGTTGTCTCTTCGTAAAAAAGAAATGATCAAAGTGCGTCAACCATTGCAAAAGGTAATGATTCCGGTACTTGACAACAGTCAAAGAGCTGAAATTGAAGCGGTTTCCGATTTGATTAAGGCCGAAGTAAACGTAAAAGAAATTGTACTTTTAGACGATGCTTCAGGGATTTTAGTCAAACAAATTAAACCTAATTTCAAGACATTAGGACCTCGTTTTGGCAAAGACATGGGCTTGATTTCTAAGGAAATACAGGGGTTTACGCCAGATCAAATTAATGAGTTGGAGCGTGAAGGTAATTTGGCTATTGTTATTGGAGGGAATACTGTATCTTTAACATTAGAAGATGTAGAAATAACATCTCAAGATATTGAGGGTTGGTTAGTGGCTAATTCGAATGGAATTACAGTGGCATTGGACATTACGATTTCGGCCGAATTAAAACAAGAAGGAATTGCCAGAGAATTGGTGAACCGAATCCAAAATATTCGTAAAGATTCAGGATTTGAAGTAACGGATAAGATTAGAGTGACTTTGCAACAAAATGCCGAATTACAAGCAGCAGTTGAGGCAAACGAAGAATACATCAAGTCAGAAACACTAACGGAAAGTTTGGTTTTTGAAAAGGAGGTAGCTAACGGATTAGAAATAGAATTTGACGATATAAAAACGAGAATAATAATTACTAAATAA